Proteins found in one Quercus robur chromosome 2, dhQueRobu3.1, whole genome shotgun sequence genomic segment:
- the LOC126706153 gene encoding uncharacterized protein LOC126706153: protein MCKDLMNQSQHLQRVVDHFTTEQIANNRLQLKATIFIVRYLAFQAIAFRGRDESFCSLNRGNFHESLGIVTFWNEKVAEIIEKAPKNATYTSPRIQKEILHVFLAKVKKAIREEIGDAKFCIMVDEARDESMKEQMAVVFRYVDAEGFVKECFFGLIHVVDTAALTLKKGIYYLLSQYCLDIQNIRGQGYDGASNMRDMWNGLQALILNDCPYAYYIHCFAHRLQLALVKASKQVVPISHFFLTLLFLIKIVSASCKRNEQLKVANANEIARLIDLEELETGSGLNQIGTLQRLGETRWSSHFRSVSSLLRMFSSTVEVLQNIIDGAIDRENWAEGESAYEGLTSFEFVFILHLEKETMEITDKLCQALQSQSQDILNAMHLVSSIKALIQKFRDDGWDGLLTTMISFCEKHRIDVLDMNARYVARRGRARNQPDNVTNEHHYRVNIFYATINSQLQELNYRFNKDAMELLRLSSALEPREALKSFRISDLCLLVKNFYPQDFTDYDKQVLEKELFHF from the coding sequence ATGTGTAAGGATTTGATGAACCAATCGCAGCATTTGCAAAGGGTAGTTGATCATTTCACTACTGaacaaattgcaaataatcGGTTGCAATTGAAGGCCACAATTTTTATTGTGCGATATCTTGCCTTTCAAGCTATAGCTTTTAGAGGTCGAGATGAAAGTTTTTGTTCATTAAATCGTGGGAACTTTCATGAATCATTAGGTATTGTGACTTTTTGGAATGAGAAGGTTgctgaaataatagaaaaagctCCAAAAAATGCAACCTACACATCACCTAGGATTCAAAAGGAAATTCTACATGTTTTCTTAGCCAAAGTGAAGAAGGCCATTCGGGAAGAAATTGGTGATGCAAAGTTTTGTATAATGGTTGATGAAGCTCGTGATGAGTCCATGAAAGAGCAAATGGCTGTGGTGTTTAGATATGTTGATGCAGAAGGCTTTGTGAAAGAAtgcttttttgggcttattcaTGTTGTTGACACTGCAGCTTTGACTCTAAAGAAGgggatatattatttgttatctCAATATTGCttagatatacaaaatattcgAGGGCAAGGATATGATGGAGCAAGCAACATGCGAGATATGTGGAATGGATTAcaagctttgattttgaatgattgcCCATATGCTTACTATATCCATTGTTTTGCACATCGCTTACAATTGGCATTAGTAAAAGCATCAAAACAAGTTGTTCCcattagtcatttttttcttacattgctTTTTCTGATCAAAATTGTTAGTGCTTCATGCAAGCGCAATGAGCAATTGAAAGTTGCCAATGCTAATGAAATAGCACGTTTAATTGATCTTGAAGAGCTTGAGACTGGAAGTGGACTTAATCAAATTGGCACTTTACAACGACTTGGAGAAACACGTTGGAGTTCACATTTTAGATCAGTTTCTAGCTTATTAAGGATGTTTAGTTCAACTgttgaagttttacaaaatataattgatgGTGCAATTGATAGAGAAAATTGGGCAGAAGGAGAGTCAGCTTATGAAGGTTTAacttcatttgaatttgttttcatcTTGCATCTTGAGAAGGAAACTATGGAGATCACTGATAAactttgtcaagctttgcaaAGCCAATCTCAAGACATTTTAAATGCCATGCATTTAGTTTCATCTATTAAAgcacttatccaaaaatttagagatgatGGATGGGATGGCTTACTCACCACTATGATATCATTTTGTGAGAAGCATCGCATTGATGTCCTGGATATGAATGCTCGTTATGTTGCAAGGCGAGGTCGAGCTCGTAATCAACCAGATAACGTTACAAATGAGCATCATTATcgagtaaatattttttatgctacaaTAAATTCTCAACTACAGGAACTAAATTATCGGTTTAATAAAGATGCAATGGAGTTGCTTAGGCTTAGCTCAGCTTTAGAACCTCGAGAGGCATTAAAATCTTTCAGAATTAGTGATCTTTGTTTGTTGGTAAAGAATTTCTATCCACAAGATTTCACAGATTATGACAAACAAGTGTTGGAGAAGgagctttttcatttttag
- the LOC126716095 gene encoding UPF0481 protein At3g47200-like, which yields MEGAVGIGNHQGSNASTEIGSENTENQKEANTSNEKKIQNERLVDDLKLMIKEPVPPLSIEGHIRRIPDHLRQVKEKAYTPTTISIGPIHHCKNKFQIMETCKVRYFKSFISRTRINSENLVSTISDMEERIRSFYVVATLPSRHEFVKMILVDAVFILELFYRDSKEDKDMNDLILTGQSWPIKCDLMLLENQIPFFVFEKLSDLIPCPSNSYPFIRLTFSFFNYFNVEKIIDPIGEIKHFTDLIRTFQIPQLIFLPARRSTEKFTLSFSATQLHEAGVKFKVSSSKCLADITFEFANGVLEIPCLELYDGTETLIRNVMALEQYCYPTNRYVTDYFGFLDDLINTTEDMDLLCNNKIVIHHLGENNAATSFFNNLNTNITIPGFYSNYNDICQNLNKFCEKPWHKWRAMLRHQYFSTPWRAASTIAAIILLVFTFIQTVCSIIQIVPIV from the coding sequence ATGGAAGGAGCAGTGGGTATAGGAAATCATCAAGGATCAAATGCTTCAACAGAAATAGGGAGTGAAAATACTGAAAATCAAAAGGAAGCAAACacttcaaatgaaaaaaaaattcaaaatgaacGATTGGTTGACGACCTCAAACTAATGATTAAAGAGCCAGTGCCTCCATTATCAATTGAAGGTCATATCAGAAGAATTCCAGATCACCTTCGCCAAGTGAAGGAAAAAGCCTACACTCCTACGACTATTTCAATTGGCCCTATTCACCActgcaaaaataaatttcaaatcatgGAAACGTGTAAGGTACGGTATTTTAAGAGTTTCATTTCCCGGACCAGGATAAACTCGGAGAATTTAGTAAGCACTATAAGTGACATGGAAGAAAGAATTCGAAGTTTCTATGTAGTGGCTACTTTGCCCTCCAGGCATGAATTCGTGAAAATGATTCTGGTGGATGCGGTCTTCATTCTTGAGCTGTTCTATAGAGATAGTAAAGAAGATAAGGACATGAACGATCTTATTTTAACGGGCCAATCATGGCCTATAAAATGTGACTTGATGTTACTTGAAAACCAGATTCCAttctttgtttttgagaaactatCCGACCTTATTCCCTGTCCCTCAAACTCTTATCCTTTCATTCGCCTTACCTTTTCGTTCTTTAACTATTTCAATGTTGAGAAAATAATAGACCCGATTGGGGAAATAAAACACTTCACTGATTTGATTAGAACCTTTCAAATACCTCAACTAATATTCCTACCGGCAAGGCGAAGTACTGAAAAGTTTACACTTTCCTTCTCCGCAACACAACTGCATGAGGCAGGAGTGAAGTTTAAGGTGAGTTCAAGCAAATGCTTAGCAGACATAACATTCGAATTCGCAAACGGAGTGTTGGAAATCCCGTGCTTAGAGTTATATGATGGGACGGAAACTCTTATTCGAAATGTTATGGCATTAGAGCAATATTGTTACCCGACAAACAGATACGTTACGGATTACTTTGGCTTCTTGGATGACCTTATCAACACTACCGAAGATATGGATTTGCTTTGCAATAACAAAATCGTGATTCATCATCTAGGCGAAAACAATGCAGCAACATCCTTTTTCAACAATCTTAACACAAATATCACAATACCAGGTTTTTACTCAAATTACAAtgatatttgtcaaaatttgaataaattctGTGAGAAACCTTGGCACAAATGGAGGGCAATGTTAAGGCATCAATATTTTAGCACTCCATGGAGAGCTGCTTCTACCATCGCTGCTATTATCCTTCTGGTGTTCACGTTCATACAAACAGTATGCTCTATTATCCAAATAGTGCCTATTGTTTGA